TCGTCGAGACCGCGCCGCCGAACCAGACCCCGCGCAGGTCGTCGCCGCGGAAGAACTCGACGACGAAGCGGCCGAGGGCGTAGAGGCCGAAGTAGGCGAGGACGACCTCCCCCGGCGCGCGGCGGCGACGGCGGACGAGGACGAGGAGCGGCAGCACGACGGCGAGCGACCAGAGCGCCTCGTACATCGGGGCGGGGTGGAGGCTGACGCCGAGCGGCACGCCGGTCCGCAGGTGCGCCTCCTGCGATTCGTAGACGATCCCCCACGGCAGGTCGCAGCGGCCGCCGTAGCAGCAGCCGGCCATCAGGCAGCCGATCCGGCCGATCGCCTGGCAGATCGGCACCGGCAGCGCGGCGGCGTCCACGAGGCGGCCCATCGGCAGCTTGCCGCGGCGCGCCGTCCAGGCGAAGGCGGCCGCCCCGGCGAGGACCGCGGTCCAGACGACCCCCGCGGCGCGGAGGAAGCCGACCGTGAAGATCTCCTGCGGCTGCGAGAGGTAGATCGGCAGGTCGACGAGAATCAGTCCGACCTTGCCGCCGACGACGCCGGCGACGAGGGCCCAGAACGCCGCCGCCCCGGCCTTGTCGCCGTCGATCCCGTCCCGCTTGGCCAGACGCAGGAAGAGCATCCAGCCGACGAGGATGGCCGTCGAAAGGAAGATGCCGTAGGTCGGGACCTGGATGAAGCCGAGATCAAGGAACGGGTGCACCGACGGATTCCTTGCGGCCGCCGCGGCGCAGCAGCAGCGCGTCGATGATCAAGATCGTCGCCCCGCCGCTGAGGCCGGTGTCGGCGATGTTGAAGGTGGGCCAACGGTTCGTGCCGAACCAGTCGACGAGGCGCGAGGCGAGGGGCGGCCAGTTGGTGTAGACGTCGATGAAGTCCACGACGTGCCCGTACGCCAGGCGGTCGACGATGTTGCCGACCGCGCCGCCGAGGATCAGCGCCAGCGCGAAGCGCGAGATCTTCTCCTCGTCGCCGAGGTGCATCAGGAACCCGGCGATCAGCGCCACCGCCGCCACCGGGAGGAGCGTCAGGACGATCATCCGCCAAGGGTCGGGCATGTCGCCGAGGAAGCCGAAGAGCGCCCCGCGGTTGAGGGAGAGGGCGAGCCGCAGGAAGCCGGGGACGATCGAGATCGGCGCCGCGTCGAGCGCCCACCCGGCCCAGAGCTTGGTCGCCTGGTCCAGGACCAGCCAGCCGCCGGCCAGGGCGAAGTCGCGCCACCTGAACTTGATCTTCATCGTCCTCT
This region of bacterium genomic DNA includes:
- a CDS encoding prolipoprotein diacylglyceryl transferase — protein: MHPFLDLGFIQVPTYGIFLSTAILVGWMLFLRLAKRDGIDGDKAGAAAFWALVAGVVGGKVGLILVDLPIYLSQPQEIFTVGFLRAAGVVWTAVLAGAAAFAWTARRGKLPMGRLVDAAALPVPICQAIGRIGCLMAGCCYGGRCDLPWGIVYESQEAHLRTGVPLGVSLHPAPMYEALWSLAVVLPLLVLVRRRRRAPGEVVLAYFGLYALGRFVVEFFRGDDLRGVWFGGAVSTSQLISLAVFPLALAAWIYLRRRAPQAAPVPATSAAAPAAPKSAKPPKSGKRNG
- the lspA gene encoding signal peptidase II; its protein translation is MKIKFRWRDFALAGGWLVLDQATKLWAGWALDAAPISIVPGFLRLALSLNRGALFGFLGDMPDPWRMIVLTLLPVAAVALIAGFLMHLGDEEKISRFALALILGGAVGNIVDRLAYGHVVDFIDVYTNWPPLASRLVDWFGTNRWPTFNIADTGLSGGATILIIDALLLRRGGRKESVGAPVP